Proteins encoded within one genomic window of Dioscorea cayenensis subsp. rotundata cultivar TDr96_F1 unplaced genomic scaffold, TDr96_F1_v2_PseudoChromosome.rev07_lg8_w22 25.fasta BLBR01000716.1, whole genome shotgun sequence:
- the LOC120254911 gene encoding glutathione S-transferase zeta class-like gives MAHDSKEIDEPAPAKLKLYNYWRSSCSQRVRIVLNLKGLDYEYKAVNLMKGEHFHPEYEKLNPIHFVPTLVDGDIVVGDSYAVILYLEDKYPQHPLLPKDLKKKALNLQVASIVSSSIQPFHGVPRLSFVEAKFNDDERLKWTQHYLGKGFTALEKLLKDVPGKYATGDEVLLADVFLVPQVHAAITRFGIDMTAYPRLSRAFAALCELPAFQDALPERQPDCPSTA, from the exons ATGGCGCACGATTCCAAG GAGATCGATGAACCTGCGCCGGCAAAGCTGAAGCTCTACAACTACTGGCGGAGCTCGTGCTCTCAGCGTGTCCGCATCGTTCTCAATCTCAAAG GCTTGGATTATGAGTACAAGGCAGTGAATCTTATGAAAGGTGAACACTTTCACCCAG AATATGAGAAGCTGAATCCAATTCATTTTGTGCCGACGTTGGTGGACGGAGACATTGTAGTTGGTGATTCTTATGCTGTTATTCTT tatTTGGAGGATAAGTACCCTCAACATCCGTTGCTCCCCAAGGATCTTAAGAAGAAGGCTCTCAATCTTCAG GTAGCAAGCATTGTCAGCTCAAGTATTCAGCCCTTCCACGGTGTCCCTCGCCTA AGCTTTGTTGAAGCTAAATTTAATGATGATGAGAGGCTTAAGTGGACTCAACATTATCTTGGAAAAGGCTTTACTG CTCTGGAGAAGCTCTTAAAAGATGTTCCAGGGAAATATGCTACAGGAGATGAAGTCCTACTG GCGGACGTGTTTTTGGTTCCACAAGTTCATGCAGCTATAACACGATTCGGGATTGACATG ACTGCTTATCCTAGACTCTCCAGAGCTTTTGCTGCATTATGTGAGCTTCCTGCATTCCAAGATGCTCTTCCAGAAAGGCAACCTGATTGCCCTTCTACAGCTTAA